Proteins from a genomic interval of Providencia stuartii:
- a CDS encoding GlpM family protein: MFSLFIKCSLGALAVLIIALLSKSKLFYIAGLVPLFPTFALIAHIIVIQEQGALALRKTALFGLWSLIPYMLYLLTVYLLAMKTSAWVCLGVATLNWILAAAILIYLWQIYQ, translated from the coding sequence ATGTTTTCATTATTTATAAAGTGCTCGTTAGGTGCGCTTGCAGTTTTAATTATTGCTTTATTATCAAAAAGTAAGCTGTTTTATATTGCTGGTTTGGTTCCTTTATTTCCAACTTTTGCATTAATTGCACACATCATAGTGATTCAAGAGCAGGGAGCGTTAGCTTTACGTAAAACCGCACTATTTGGCTTGTGGTCATTAATCCCTTATATGTTGTATTTATTAACAGTTTATTTGTTAGCGATGAAGACTTCAGCGTGGGTTTGCTTAGGCGTTGCAACCCTCAATTGGATTTTAGCCGCAGCCATATTGATCTATCTTTGGCAAATATATCAATAA
- a CDS encoding class I SAM-dependent methyltransferase gives MTDFLTSNRKAWDKQAQQQQPWSIPVDSQTVAKAKQGDWQIHLTPSPLPKAWLGDIKGKRILCLASAGGQQAPILAAAGADVTVFDLSDKQLEQDRQVAIRDNLKLETVQGDMRDLHLFTDNSFDLIFHPISNLYIPDVNPVWQECQRVLKPQGRLLSSFFNPVVFIGDRDPQLREQQLIKPIYKLPFSEIEVLTEEQISLKQHNEEAFVFGHSLTDLIGGQINAGFNIAGFLEDWQPNPRFVIDNYLPTFLATLAIKVA, from the coding sequence ATGACTGATTTTTTAACTTCTAACCGAAAAGCGTGGGATAAACAAGCGCAGCAACAGCAGCCTTGGTCTATTCCTGTTGACTCACAAACGGTAGCCAAAGCAAAACAAGGCGATTGGCAAATTCATTTAACCCCTTCTCCCCTACCTAAAGCATGGTTAGGTGATATTAAAGGTAAACGGATCCTGTGTCTCGCTTCTGCTGGGGGGCAACAAGCGCCTATTTTAGCCGCTGCTGGCGCGGATGTGACCGTATTTGATCTTTCCGACAAACAATTAGAGCAAGATAGGCAAGTTGCGATTAGAGATAACCTAAAATTAGAAACTGTCCAAGGAGATATGCGTGACCTACATCTATTTACGGATAATAGTTTTGACCTTATTTTTCACCCTATCTCAAATCTCTATATTCCAGATGTCAATCCTGTATGGCAAGAGTGTCAGCGAGTCTTAAAACCACAGGGAAGATTGCTATCCAGTTTTTTTAATCCTGTTGTGTTTATTGGTGATCGTGATCCACAGCTACGTGAACAACAATTGATTAAACCTATTTATAAACTGCCTTTTTCTGAAATAGAAGTACTTACGGAAGAGCAAATTAGCTTGAAACAACACAATGAGGAAGCTTTTGTCTTTGGTCATTCATTAACTGATCTAATTGGTGGGCAAATAAATGCTGGTTTTAATATCGCAGGTTTTTTAGAAGACTGGCAACCTAATCCACGATTTGTCATCGATAATTATCTACCGACTTTCTTAGCAACACTCGCCATTAAAGTCGCCTAA
- a CDS encoding N-acetyltransferase: protein MPIQYRLMQITDCENVAQLLQANSESQGGGLLGDYPLSKVKMMFTHSIHTIVAYDKNFIVGVVFSFSPYADTLPPLAKYITQQFSELMENNWFYGPVCIDKTYRGKGILQALFDALRAKHAGNPIAFINASNQRSLIAHQKIGMQEVAQFTFNNVDYYLVTH from the coding sequence ATGCCTATTCAATATCGTTTAATGCAGATAACCGATTGTGAAAATGTTGCTCAATTATTACAAGCTAATTCAGAATCTCAAGGCGGTGGACTATTAGGGGATTACCCATTAAGTAAAGTTAAGATGATGTTTACTCACTCAATCCATACGATAGTCGCTTATGATAAGAATTTCATCGTTGGTGTTGTATTCAGTTTTAGCCCATATGCGGACACTCTGCCGCCTCTTGCTAAATATATTACACAACAATTTAGTGAGTTAATGGAAAATAATTGGTTTTACGGTCCTGTATGTATTGATAAGACCTATCGTGGAAAGGGTATTCTCCAAGCACTTTTTGATGCGCTTCGTGCCAAGCATGCAGGAAATCCTATTGCCTTTATTAATGCCAGTAATCAACGCTCTTTAATTGCTCATCAAAAAATAGGTATGCAGGAAGTGGCTCAGTTTACTTTTAATAATGTAGATTATTATCTTGTCACTCATTAA
- a CDS encoding DMT family protein — MLAKSYPILLLIISNVFMMFAWYGHLKFTDKPLYSIIFFSWLIALVEYCFAVPANRLGHQYYSAAELKTMQEVITLCVFVIFSVLYLGESITINHIIGFLLIFAGAFFIFKGPF, encoded by the coding sequence ATGCTTGCTAAATCTTATCCTATTTTATTGCTCATTATTTCGAATGTTTTTATGATGTTTGCGTGGTATGGACACCTAAAGTTTACCGATAAACCATTGTATAGCATTATTTTTTTTAGTTGGCTAATCGCACTTGTCGAATATTGCTTCGCTGTGCCTGCTAACCGCCTTGGGCACCAGTATTACAGTGCTGCGGAACTGAAAACAATGCAAGAGGTGATAACACTCTGTGTGTTTGTGATTTTTTCAGTTCTCTATTTAGGCGAAAGTATCACAATTAACCATATTATTGGTTTTCTTCTGATTTTTGCTGGCGCATTCTTTATTTTTAAAGGTCCATTCTGA
- a CDS encoding pyridoxal phosphate-dependent aminotransferase: MDRRSFLKTSSIIMGGLASTTLLNQAIAETKSPLVLDAQHPLLLNFNENSLGMSPKAKDAVVAALPNSFRYPDSARAELITAIGQQYALSDKHVSLGNGSSETIQAAIAMLAAQAQKQNINFQLVTPDPTFNYAELYSIPLGGKITKVPLKEDLTFDLQKMEQLANEFDGLSIIYICNPNNPTAMITPASELAKWISHASEKQFFILDEAYAEYVEDPKFTSAIELVKQGHKNLIVTRTFSKIFAIAGLRVGYGIANPEVIAAIDAFLSIDNTNTAGAVAALASLKDKPFIAYSLKSNNLSRKIVETALNELGITYAPSQANFLFHKVKGDVKTYQQRMADAHVMVGREFPPALGWSRLTLGTPEEMEQFVIILKQFREKGWV; the protein is encoded by the coding sequence ATGGATCGTCGTTCTTTTCTAAAAACAAGCTCAATTATCATGGGCGGATTGGCTAGCACAACTTTATTAAATCAAGCAATCGCTGAAACTAAAAGCCCTCTTGTACTTGATGCTCAACACCCTTTACTGCTCAATTTTAACGAGAACTCGTTAGGCATGTCCCCGAAAGCGAAAGATGCCGTTGTGGCCGCTTTACCGAACTCTTTTCGCTATCCAGATAGCGCTCGCGCGGAATTGATTACCGCTATTGGGCAACAGTACGCTTTATCTGATAAACATGTTTCTCTTGGGAACGGTTCTTCAGAAACAATTCAAGCCGCCATCGCTATGCTGGCAGCACAAGCACAAAAACAAAATATCAACTTTCAACTTGTTACACCGGATCCAACCTTTAACTATGCTGAGCTATACAGCATCCCACTCGGTGGAAAAATTACTAAAGTGCCGTTAAAAGAAGACCTGACTTTTGACCTGCAAAAGATGGAACAGCTAGCAAATGAGTTTGATGGATTGTCTATTATCTACATCTGTAATCCAAATAACCCAACAGCAATGATCACCCCTGCCAGTGAATTAGCAAAATGGATTAGTCATGCTTCAGAAAAACAATTTTTTATCCTAGATGAAGCCTATGCTGAGTATGTGGAAGATCCTAAATTTACCAGTGCAATTGAACTGGTTAAACAAGGTCACAAAAACCTTATCGTGACACGTACATTTTCTAAAATTTTTGCTATAGCGGGACTTCGAGTCGGCTACGGAATCGCTAACCCAGAAGTCATTGCAGCCATTGATGCATTTTTGTCTATAGATAATACAAATACAGCAGGGGCAGTTGCCGCACTAGCTTCATTGAAAGATAAGCCATTTATTGCATATAGTCTGAAATCAAATAATTTATCCAGAAAAATTGTTGAGACTGCATTAAATGAATTAGGAATTACCTATGCGCCATCTCAAGCTAATTTTCTTTTCCATAAAGTAAAAGGTGATGTAAAAACTTATCAGCAAAGAATGGCAGATGCCCATGTGATGGTAGGCCGAGAATTTCCACCAGCATTAGGATGGAGTCGTTTAACATTAGGTACACCTGAAGAAATGGAACAATTTGTTATTATATTAAAACAGTTCCGCGAAAAAGGTTGGGTATAG
- a CDS encoding DUF1543 domain-containing protein, producing MKLFMFYIGGNAGKSNIEVHDVQFVVAQQATDAWPALREAWFGDKDKVHIDGYAIIDWVDGYRIELSREPSVSSQRLYFVNVGGYQSSTLAELHEFDLFVAESASAAKQKAIHSLLVNCQQQHKDNLKDVDDCLLLNQVGEYYIHLVEQPNGEHFKPEWQGYQPIGI from the coding sequence ATGAAGTTATTTATGTTTTATATTGGTGGAAATGCAGGTAAATCAAATATTGAAGTGCATGATGTGCAATTTGTTGTCGCTCAACAAGCAACAGATGCATGGCCAGCATTAAGGGAAGCGTGGTTCGGTGATAAGGATAAAGTCCACATTGATGGCTATGCAATTATTGATTGGGTGGATGGCTATAGAATTGAGTTAAGTCGCGAACCTTCTGTAAGTTCACAGCGGTTGTATTTTGTTAATGTTGGAGGATATCAATCATCTACTTTAGCGGAACTCCATGAGTTTGATTTGTTTGTTGCAGAATCAGCAAGCGCTGCAAAGCAAAAAGCGATTCATTCACTTTTAGTTAATTGTCAGCAGCAGCATAAAGATAATTTAAAGGATGTTGATGATTGTCTATTGCTCAATCAGGTGGGTGAGTATTACATACATTTAGTTGAGCAACCAAACGGTGAACATTTTAAACCTGAATGGCAAGGTTATCAGCCAATAGGGATTTAA
- a CDS encoding HEAT repeat domain-containing protein — protein sequence MKEKIVKNLVDLTYGSNNDVKIAAINALGDYKCSIEQQEAINRLLVLCDDYNKDIAIASISSLSKLAKFFTDL from the coding sequence ATGAAAGAAAAAATAGTGAAAAACTTAGTTGACCTCACCTATGGCTCAAATAATGATGTTAAAATCGCGGCTATCAATGCATTAGGTGATTATAAATGCTCAATTGAACAACAAGAAGCTATTAATAGATTACTAGTTCTATGTGATGACTATAATAAAGATATCGCCATAGCCTCTATTAGTTCATTGAGTAAACTCGCCAAGTTTTTCACTGACTTATAG
- a CDS encoding DinI-like family protein: protein MKITIKISDDAVSKNLYDAFTAELRARVLEVYPGSDLYIVHDSGATTFDTSGFHDDKEAHIVLHELVEDVLHHGHWSK from the coding sequence ATGAAAATCACCATTAAAATCTCTGATGATGCAGTATCTAAAAACCTCTATGATGCCTTTACCGCTGAATTACGCGCTAGAGTGTTAGAAGTCTACCCAGGTAGTGACCTATATATTGTTCATGACAGTGGTGCAACAACATTCGACACTTCAGGTTTCCATGATGATAAAGAAGCACATATTGTTCTCCATGAACTGGTTGAAGATGTTCTTCATCATGGCCATTGGTCAAAATAA
- a CDS encoding alanine/glycine:cation symporter family protein, with amino-acid sequence MVEIVNYLNNIVWGSLLIYLLLGVGIYFTLRTGFIQFRHFGHMFGVLKNSNQSSKAGISSFQALCTSLAARVGTGNLTGVAIAITAGGPGAIFWMWVVAMLGMATSFIESTLAQLYKTKDDQGNYRGGPAYYMQKGLNLRWMGVLFSIFLIIAFGLVFNAVQANSIAQATAVAFDFNPLYVGIALVVMSGVVIFGGLKSIAKVAEFIVPIMALAYLILAFWVLGHHIERLPDVIMLIIRNAFGLQEAAGGAIGYGVGQAMTQGIQRGLFSNEAGMGSAPNAAASAAPYPPHPVSQGYVQMLGVFMDTIVICSATAIIILSSGVLDNPVEKINGIELTQLALSSVVGSWGSTFIAIAIFFFAFTSIIANYAYAESNMIFLENNHTTSLFILRLAALAMVMFGTLAEMPLIWKMADLSMGLMAITNLIAILLLSGIAFKLAKDYDRQRKAGGIPTFDIDQHPELKSQVEQGIWEKEQVQQWVDKQSV; translated from the coding sequence TTGGTAGAAATTGTAAATTATCTAAATAACATTGTTTGGGGCTCTCTCCTCATCTATTTATTACTTGGTGTGGGTATTTACTTTACTCTTCGAACAGGATTCATCCAGTTTCGCCATTTTGGTCATATGTTCGGTGTTTTAAAAAATAGCAACCAGTCCAGTAAAGCGGGGATATCTTCTTTTCAAGCCTTGTGTACCAGCTTAGCCGCAAGAGTGGGAACCGGAAATTTAACGGGGGTCGCTATTGCGATAACGGCGGGTGGTCCAGGTGCTATTTTTTGGATGTGGGTTGTGGCGATGCTAGGAATGGCAACTTCCTTTATTGAATCTACACTTGCACAATTGTATAAAACGAAAGATGACCAAGGAAATTATCGCGGTGGCCCTGCTTATTATATGCAAAAAGGGTTAAATCTTCGCTGGATGGGCGTTCTCTTTTCTATTTTTTTAATTATTGCATTTGGGTTGGTATTCAATGCCGTTCAGGCGAACTCTATCGCACAAGCAACGGCTGTAGCATTTGATTTTAACCCTCTATATGTTGGTATAGCCCTTGTCGTGATGAGTGGTGTTGTCATATTTGGCGGATTAAAATCAATTGCAAAGGTTGCTGAGTTTATTGTTCCGATCATGGCGTTAGCGTATTTGATACTTGCATTTTGGGTTCTCGGTCATCATATAGAGCGGCTACCAGATGTCATCATGCTAATTATCCGTAATGCTTTTGGATTACAAGAAGCTGCTGGAGGAGCAATTGGTTATGGCGTAGGTCAAGCTATGACACAGGGGATTCAGCGCGGTTTATTCTCGAATGAAGCCGGAATGGGATCAGCGCCGAATGCTGCCGCTTCAGCAGCACCATATCCACCGCATCCCGTATCACAAGGTTATGTGCAGATGCTTGGTGTTTTTATGGATACAATCGTGATTTGTAGCGCGACAGCCATCATCATTCTCTCTTCTGGTGTTCTTGACAATCCAGTTGAAAAGATTAATGGGATTGAGTTAACTCAGCTTGCCTTATCGTCAGTTGTGGGGAGTTGGGGGTCGACATTTATTGCAATTGCTATCTTCTTTTTTGCATTCACCTCTATTATTGCCAATTATGCTTATGCAGAAAGCAATATGATATTTTTAGAAAATAATCACACGACCAGCTTATTTATTTTGCGTTTGGCAGCATTAGCGATGGTGATGTTTGGGACGTTAGCGGAAATGCCGCTTATTTGGAAAATGGCTGACTTATCGATGGGGTTGATGGCAATAACTAATTTAATTGCAATTTTACTGTTATCAGGAATAGCCTTTAAGTTGGCTAAGGATTACGATCGACAAAGAAAAGCGGGAGGAATACCGACATTCGATATTGACCAGCATCCAGAATTAAAGTCCCAAGTTGAACAAGGTATTTGGGAAAAAGAACAAGTGCAACAGTGGGTTGATAAACAATCAGTCTAA
- the yddG gene encoding aromatic amino acid DMT transporter YddG, whose translation MNLKRYAATFYGVVSILLWSTIVGLVRSASENFGAVGGAALIYSLGTVILVLFMGLPKIHLYPKRYLIWGTLLFVSYEICFVLALGLARDRQQAIELGMVNYLWPSFTIALAVFFNRQRFTLLLGIGLCLAFAGLIWVISGDQPISIEAIANNISSNPVSYLLAFVGAILWAFYSNVTKRISGGHNGMVLFFLLTAVGLWILFAFEPDKHFHISLSSILLLVIASLATGGANALWTLAVIRGNVAFLGTLSYFTPVISTAFSSMLLSTTLTLGFWQGVVMVTLGSIICFLATRRASLVKVSVKSAQQK comes from the coding sequence ATGAATTTAAAGCGGTATGCAGCAACATTTTATGGTGTGGTCTCGATTTTACTGTGGAGCACAATCGTAGGGTTAGTACGCAGTGCGAGTGAAAATTTTGGTGCTGTTGGCGGGGCGGCATTAATTTACAGCTTAGGAACAGTGATTTTGGTTTTATTCATGGGGTTGCCCAAAATTCACCTTTATCCTAAACGCTATTTAATTTGGGGCACGTTGTTATTCGTCAGTTATGAAATCTGTTTTGTGCTTGCATTAGGGTTAGCGCGAGACCGCCAACAAGCGATAGAACTCGGTATGGTGAATTATTTATGGCCAAGTTTTACAATTGCGTTAGCTGTCTTTTTTAATCGGCAACGATTTACCTTGCTTCTTGGTATTGGGCTGTGCTTAGCGTTTGCAGGTTTAATTTGGGTTATTTCCGGTGATCAACCTATTTCTATTGAAGCTATAGCGAATAATATTTCAAGCAACCCTGTCAGTTATCTTTTAGCTTTTGTTGGGGCGATTCTTTGGGCGTTTTACAGTAATGTGACGAAGCGTATTTCAGGTGGGCACAACGGAATGGTGCTGTTTTTTCTATTGACAGCCGTGGGATTATGGATACTGTTTGCATTTGAACCAGATAAACATTTTCATATTTCGTTATCAAGTATTTTATTACTCGTGATTGCATCATTAGCGACAGGTGGAGCAAATGCTTTATGGACGTTAGCCGTGATTAGAGGCAACGTGGCTTTTTTAGGAACGCTATCTTACTTCACCCCAGTAATATCAACCGCTTTTTCGTCGATGCTATTAAGTACAACATTGACTTTAGGTTTTTGGCAAGGTGTCGTAATGGTAACACTCGGGTCAATAATTTGTTTTTTAGCGACTCGGCGTGCTTCTCTTGTCAAAGTTTCAGTGAAAAGCGCCCAACAAAAATAG
- the brnQ gene encoding branched-chain amino acid transport system II carrier protein codes for MFSTKDMVILGMMVFALFLGAGNIIFPPMAGYQSGTDWFSTSLGFIITGVILPFMTLVTVAVKGRGERLSVDLPKWVAVIFWVALYLIVGSTFAMPRVTNTAFEMGFIPLGFIEKSTASHLTFALIFNVCSLFFMLKQGTMISAIGKFMTPALLVLLVVVGIAVVVEPLSPINAPVKQYADYAFFGGVIDGYQTMDVLSAMAFGGIVARALASKKITEPRQVAFITIKAGLISVSLLAALYICLFYLGATSEVVANTATNGGQIFSRYVDALFGSIGTWIMCGIVLLASMTTLVGVTSACADYFATFHHRLGYRFWVVFFTLLTTIVSTFGLDTLLRVTIPALLMIYPSSVTIVFLQFARRYMAAPRVSYGITIAVIVFMSLLDTLNNMALLSEGVKQFLVSHLPLFEQGMGWLIPGIIAFIISLFIGKMFSGKPAQLNDELA; via the coding sequence ATGTTTTCAACTAAAGATATGGTAATTCTTGGGATGATGGTCTTCGCGCTGTTTTTAGGCGCTGGCAACATCATTTTTCCTCCAATGGCAGGCTATCAGTCCGGTACCGATTGGTTTAGTACCTCGCTCGGTTTTATTATCACAGGTGTTATTCTGCCTTTCATGACACTGGTCACTGTCGCCGTTAAAGGCAGAGGAGAAAGACTGTCCGTTGATTTACCCAAATGGGTCGCTGTTATTTTTTGGGTTGCTCTGTACTTAATTGTTGGCTCCACTTTTGCCATGCCTAGGGTAACAAATACGGCATTTGAAATGGGCTTTATCCCTTTAGGATTTATTGAAAAAAGTACAGCATCTCATTTGACCTTTGCTTTGATTTTCAACGTTTGTTCGCTGTTTTTCATGCTTAAGCAAGGTACGATGATCAGCGCTATTGGCAAATTCATGACACCGGCTTTGCTTGTTCTCTTAGTGGTTGTAGGTATCGCTGTCGTTGTGGAGCCGCTGTCTCCAATTAATGCCCCCGTGAAGCAATATGCGGATTACGCCTTCTTTGGCGGTGTTATTGATGGCTACCAAACTATGGATGTATTGTCCGCAATGGCATTTGGTGGGATCGTAGCTCGCGCATTAGCCTCGAAAAAAATCACTGAACCTCGCCAAGTTGCTTTTATCACCATTAAAGCCGGTTTAATTTCCGTGAGCTTACTGGCGGCTCTCTACATTTGTTTATTCTATCTTGGTGCGACCAGTGAAGTTGTCGCGAATACCGCGACAAATGGTGGGCAAATCTTCTCACGCTACGTTGATGCACTGTTTGGTTCAATTGGCACATGGATTATGTGTGGCATTGTTTTATTAGCCAGTATGACAACACTGGTTGGTGTTACTAGCGCATGTGCGGACTATTTTGCGACCTTCCATCATCGTTTAGGCTATCGTTTTTGGGTCGTCTTTTTCACACTACTCACGACCATTGTTTCAACCTTTGGCCTGGATACGCTGTTAAGAGTCACTATCCCTGCTCTACTGATGATTTACCCGTCGTCAGTGACGATTGTGTTCTTGCAATTTGCTCGACGTTATATGGCGGCACCAAGAGTATCTTATGGCATCACAATTGCCGTTATTGTCTTCATGAGCTTGTTAGATACGCTCAACAATATGGCATTACTCAGCGAAGGCGTTAAACAATTTTTAGTGAGTCATTTACCGCTGTTTGAACAAGGTATGGGCTGGCTAATACCGGGGATCATTGCTTTCATTATTTCTTTATTTATCGGAAAAATGTTTTCAGGTAAACCTGCGCAACTCAATGATGAACTTGCTTAA
- the yidA gene encoding sugar-phosphatase, giving the protein MSIKLVAIDLDGTLLNSQHQITPAVKDAVIQAKNKGVRVVLASGRPFSGISPYLKELGLDNASDYCISNNGSVIHQANDGTHLIENLLDFADYQYFVSLANDVGVHMHALAQNTMFTANRHISHYTVHDAYLTNTPLVYCPANEMDTDLKFTKFMMVDQPEKLSVGIGYIPEDAFESYSLMHTSPYFLEISNKTASKGAALQLICEKLGITPDKVMSIGDQNNDVQMLQYAKVPVAMGNAIDNVRNIAKFVTTTNNEDGVAVALNKFINHQ; this is encoded by the coding sequence ATGTCTATCAAACTGGTAGCGATTGATTTAGATGGTACTTTACTCAACTCTCAGCACCAAATTACACCCGCTGTCAAAGATGCCGTCATTCAGGCTAAAAATAAAGGTGTTCGTGTTGTACTCGCATCTGGGCGACCATTTTCTGGGATATCCCCTTACCTTAAAGAGCTCGGGCTAGATAACGCATCTGATTACTGTATTAGTAATAATGGGAGTGTCATTCATCAAGCCAATGATGGTACTCATTTAATTGAAAACTTACTTGATTTCGCTGATTACCAATATTTTGTCTCCCTTGCTAACGATGTGGGTGTACATATGCATGCGCTTGCACAAAACACCATGTTTACAGCGAATCGTCATATCAGCCATTACACGGTCCACGATGCCTATCTGACCAATACACCTCTTGTATATTGCCCTGCAAATGAAATGGACACTGACCTGAAATTTACAAAGTTCATGATGGTCGACCAGCCTGAAAAGCTCAGTGTCGGTATCGGTTATATTCCTGAAGACGCTTTTGAAAGTTACTCTTTAATGCATACAAGCCCTTACTTTTTAGAAATCTCGAACAAAACAGCCAGTAAAGGCGCGGCATTACAATTGATTTGTGAGAAACTCGGCATCACACCCGATAAAGTCATGAGTATTGGTGATCAAAATAACGATGTGCAAATGCTACAATATGCCAAAGTACCTGTCGCGATGGGAAATGCGATTGATAATGTTCGAAACATCGCAAAATTTGTTACAACAACCAATAATGAAGATGGTGTTGCTGTTGCACTAAATAAATTTATCAACCACCAATAA
- a CDS encoding helix-turn-helix domain-containing protein has protein sequence MPQDNHLALVYALSKWIEEHLGRVIHLEELAAYSGYSLWHMQKIFKEVTGISLGKYIRQRRLAGAVNLLRNSDQSIFDIALDFGFGSQSHFTYMFRKEYGITPFDFRQNVDIDLDVKEPLHLANHRE, from the coding sequence ATGCCACAAGACAACCACTTAGCACTTGTTTATGCCCTAAGCAAATGGATTGAAGAACATTTAGGCCGTGTTATCCATTTAGAAGAGCTTGCTGCCTACTCAGGCTATTCGCTTTGGCATATGCAGAAAATTTTTAAAGAAGTCACTGGAATTTCATTGGGTAAGTATATTCGCCAACGCCGACTTGCTGGCGCGGTAAACCTGTTGAGAAACAGCGATCAGTCTATTTTCGATATTGCACTAGACTTTGGGTTTGGCTCACAGTCGCATTTCACCTACATGTTCCGTAAAGAATATGGCATCACGCCATTTGATTTTAGGCAAAATGTTGATATTGATTTAGACGTCAAAGAACCATTACATTTAGCGAACCACCGTGAGTGA